In a single window of the Pseudoxanthomonas sp. F37 genome:
- a CDS encoding protein-disulfide reductase DsbD, giving the protein MTPIRTLLACLLLSLASLVAPTASAAITQDDLLPVDEAFVLSASAPARDRIEIRWKITDGYYLYRHRTGVEADAGFVAQPLQLPKGKAYRDEFFGDVETYRGELLATLPGQSAASADSVTLKIKYQGCADAGICYPPQTRTLKVALPAAEGTAFVPLASGARAGNLLGQTPQAGLDALPLPAEQAFAFEAIAFDGDELLLRFTPARGYYVYRDRTSMALEGAQGVSLQAPRWPKGVAHRDEHFGDVTVYFDQAEVPVPLKRTRADAVTATLRVTFQGCQTDGICYPPMTRRVKLAIPAGAVTPADAPVTQAPAEVAPTMTPAEAGAGNPQAADMRTGGGDVARTRPPEEVLARASERGSVSLLTAFAFALLGGLVLNLMPCVLPILSLKALSLAESGRSGADARRRALWYTAGVLVSFIAVGALALTLRFAGQALGWGFQLQQPWVVGVLAYVMFAVGLSLSGVFTVGHRLAGAGHGLATRSGPAGDFFTGVLAVVVASPCTAPFMGVALAYAFTAPGLLGLLVFAVLGLGLALPFLLIGFVPALAQRLPRPGAWMETLKQVLAFPMYLTAVWLLWVLGNQRGIDAVGLALAGLVVLALGLWWWQRLRLRAAPLQRVLAALLVTASVVPLVVAHRLPTASTSAPRGEDHVAYSAEALRALRAEGRIVFVDMTADWCVTCKANEKAVLSTPAFRELLKTHDAVMMTGDWTNVDPAITAFLEEHGAVGVPLYVVYPRGGGAGEVLPTVLTQDGVRRAFERAAR; this is encoded by the coding sequence ATGACGCCGATCCGCACCCTGCTCGCCTGCCTGCTGCTGTCCCTCGCCTCGCTGGTCGCACCGACAGCCTCGGCCGCCATCACCCAGGACGACCTGCTGCCGGTGGACGAAGCCTTCGTGCTGAGCGCCAGCGCGCCGGCGCGCGACCGCATCGAGATCCGCTGGAAGATCACCGACGGCTATTACCTGTACCGGCACCGCACCGGCGTGGAGGCCGATGCGGGCTTCGTCGCGCAGCCGCTGCAGTTGCCCAAGGGCAAGGCCTACCGGGACGAGTTCTTCGGCGATGTCGAAACCTACCGCGGCGAACTGCTCGCCACCCTGCCCGGGCAATCGGCGGCGAGCGCCGACAGCGTCACGCTGAAGATCAAGTACCAGGGCTGCGCCGACGCCGGCATCTGCTACCCGCCGCAGACGCGCACGCTGAAGGTGGCGTTGCCGGCCGCCGAGGGCACTGCCTTCGTTCCGCTGGCGTCGGGCGCGCGCGCCGGCAACCTGCTCGGCCAGACGCCGCAGGCCGGCCTGGATGCGCTGCCGCTGCCGGCGGAACAGGCGTTCGCCTTCGAGGCGATCGCCTTCGACGGCGACGAACTGCTGCTGCGCTTCACGCCCGCGCGCGGCTACTACGTGTATCGCGACCGCACTTCGATGGCGCTGGAAGGTGCGCAGGGCGTGTCGCTGCAGGCACCGCGCTGGCCGAAGGGCGTCGCGCACCGGGATGAGCATTTCGGCGACGTCACCGTCTATTTCGACCAGGCCGAAGTGCCGGTGCCGCTGAAGCGCACCCGTGCCGACGCGGTGACCGCGACGCTGCGGGTGACGTTCCAGGGCTGCCAGACCGACGGCATCTGCTATCCGCCGATGACACGGCGGGTGAAGCTGGCCATCCCGGCCGGCGCGGTGACGCCGGCGGATGCGCCGGTCACGCAGGCCCCCGCCGAGGTGGCGCCGACGATGACGCCCGCAGAGGCAGGGGCCGGGAACCCGCAGGCCGCCGATATGCGGACGGGCGGCGGCGACGTCGCCCGCACGCGTCCGCCCGAGGAGGTGCTGGCGCGCGCTTCGGAGCGTGGATCGGTATCGCTGCTGACGGCCTTCGCGTTCGCGCTGCTGGGCGGCCTGGTACTCAACCTGATGCCCTGCGTGCTGCCGATCCTGTCGCTGAAAGCGCTGTCGCTGGCCGAGAGCGGGCGCAGCGGCGCCGACGCGCGCCGGCGGGCGCTGTGGTACACGGCCGGCGTGCTGGTCAGCTTCATCGCCGTGGGAGCCCTGGCCCTCACGCTGCGATTCGCCGGACAGGCGCTGGGCTGGGGCTTCCAGCTGCAGCAGCCGTGGGTGGTGGGCGTGCTGGCGTACGTGATGTTCGCCGTGGGCCTCAGCCTGTCGGGCGTGTTCACGGTGGGCCACCGCCTGGCCGGTGCCGGCCACGGCCTTGCCACGCGCAGCGGCCCGGCCGGCGACTTCTTCACCGGCGTGCTCGCGGTGGTGGTGGCCAGTCCGTGCACTGCGCCGTTCATGGGCGTGGCGCTGGCCTACGCCTTCACCGCGCCGGGCCTGCTGGGCCTGCTGGTATTCGCCGTGCTGGGCCTGGGCCTGGCGCTGCCGTTCCTGCTGATCGGTTTCGTGCCGGCGCTGGCGCAGCGCCTGCCGCGACCGGGCGCGTGGATGGAAACGCTCAAGCAGGTGCTCGCCTTCCCCATGTACCTCACCGCGGTCTGGCTGCTGTGGGTGCTGGGCAACCAGCGCGGCATCGACGCCGTCGGCCTCGCGCTGGCGGGCCTGGTGGTGCTGGCGCTGGGCCTGTGGTGGTGGCAGCGCCTGCGGCTGCGCGCGGCGCCGCTGCAGCGCGTGCTGGCGGCGCTGCTGGTCACCGCATCGGTGGTGCCGCTGGTGGTGGCGCATCGCCTGCCGACGGCATCGACCAGTGCGCCGCGCGGCGAGGACCATGTCGCCTATTCCGCCGAAGCCCTGCGGGCCCTGCGCGCCGAGGGCCGCATCGTCTTCGTCGACATGACCGCCGACTGGTGCGTCACCTGCAAGGCCAACGAGAAGGCCGTGCTCTCGACGCCCGCCTTCCGCGAGCTGCTCAAGACCCATGACGCGGTGATGATGACCGGCGACTGGACCAACGTGGACCCGGCCATCACCGCCTTCCTCGAAGAACACGGCGCGGTCGGCGTGCCGCTGTACGTGGTGTACCCGCGCGGCGGTGGGGCCGGGGAAGTGCTGCCGACCGTCCTGACCCAGGACGGCGTGCGCCGGGCCTTCGAGCGCGCTGCGCGATGA
- the cutA gene encoding divalent-cation tolerance protein CutA has translation MSVFLILSTCPDPDTAQRLARILVEERLAACVSLLPGVVSTYHWQGRVEQASEVQLLAKTPADRRDALMTRLAELHPYELPEILAVETAGLPAYLDWVAAETRADARPE, from the coding sequence ATGTCCGTCTTCCTGATCCTGTCCACCTGCCCCGATCCCGACACCGCTCAGCGGCTGGCGCGGATCCTGGTGGAGGAGCGCCTGGCGGCCTGCGTCAGCCTGCTCCCGGGGGTGGTCTCGACCTACCACTGGCAGGGCCGGGTCGAACAGGCCAGCGAGGTCCAGCTGCTGGCCAAGACGCCGGCGGACCGGCGCGATGCCCTCATGACGCGGCTGGCCGAACTCCATCCGTATGAACTGCCCGAGATCCTGGCGGTCGAAACCGCCGGCCTGCCCGCCTACCTGGACTGGGTCGCCGCGGAAACGCGCGCCGACGCCCGACCCGAGTGA
- a CDS encoding co-chaperone GroES: MSNIKPLYDRLVVKPIEAEETSLGGIIIPDAAKEKPTKGEVIAVGEGKFIDATGGVRAPKVKVGDKVIYGQYSGSAYKQDGVEYKIIKEDDVLAILG, translated from the coding sequence ATGAGCAACATCAAGCCCCTGTACGACCGCCTGGTGGTCAAGCCGATCGAAGCCGAAGAGACCTCGCTGGGCGGCATCATCATTCCCGACGCCGCCAAGGAAAAGCCCACCAAGGGCGAAGTCATTGCTGTCGGCGAAGGCAAGTTCATCGACGCCACCGGTGGCGTGCGCGCCCCGAAGGTGAAGGTGGGCGACAAGGTGATCTACGGTCAGTACTCCGGCTCGGCCTACAAGCAGGACGGCGTCGAGTACAAGATCATCAAGGAAGACGACGTCCTCGCGATCCTCGGCTGA
- the groL gene encoding chaperonin GroEL (60 kDa chaperone family; promotes refolding of misfolded polypeptides especially under stressful conditions; forms two stacked rings of heptamers to form a barrel-shaped 14mer; ends can be capped by GroES; misfolded proteins enter the barrel where they are refolded when GroES binds) — protein MAAKDIRFGEDARTRMVRGVNILANAVKATLGPKGRNVVLEKSFGAPTITKDGVSVAKEIELADKFENMGAQMVKEVASKTSDNAGDGTTTATVLAQAFIREGSKAVAAGMNPMDLKRGIDQAVKAAVEELKKLSKPTADDKAIAQVGTISANSDSNIGDIIAEAMKKVGKEGVITVEEGSGLENELDVVEGMQFDRGYLSPYFINNQQSQQVEFDDPFILIHDKKVSNVRELLPVLEGVAKAGKPLLIVAEEVEGEALATLVVNTIRGIVKVAAVKAPGFGDRRKAILEDIATLTNGTVISEEVGLQLEKATINDLGRAKKVVVSKENTTIIDGAGDAERIQSRIKQIKAQIEETSSDYDREKLQERVAKLAGGVAVIKVGASTEIEMKEKKARVEDALHATRAAVEEGVVPGGGVALIRALQSIGTLKGANEDQNHGIQIALRAMEAPLREIVTNAGEEPSVIVNRVKEGSGNFGYNAANGEFGDMIEFGILDPTKVTRSALQNAASIAGLMITTEAMVAEAPKKDEPAMPAGGGMGGMGGMDF, from the coding sequence ATGGCAGCCAAAGATATCCGTTTCGGTGAAGATGCCCGTACGCGCATGGTGCGCGGCGTGAACATCCTCGCCAATGCCGTCAAGGCCACCCTCGGCCCGAAGGGCCGCAACGTCGTGCTCGAGAAGAGCTTCGGCGCCCCGACCATCACCAAGGACGGCGTGTCCGTGGCCAAGGAAATCGAACTGGCCGACAAGTTCGAGAACATGGGCGCGCAGATGGTGAAGGAAGTCGCGTCCAAGACCTCCGACAACGCCGGTGACGGCACCACCACCGCCACCGTGCTGGCGCAGGCGTTCATCCGCGAAGGCTCCAAGGCCGTCGCCGCCGGCATGAACCCGATGGACCTCAAGCGCGGCATCGACCAGGCCGTGAAGGCCGCCGTCGAAGAGCTGAAGAAGCTGTCCAAGCCGACCGCCGACGACAAGGCGATCGCCCAGGTCGGCACCATCTCGGCCAACTCCGACAGCAACATCGGCGACATCATCGCCGAGGCCATGAAGAAGGTCGGCAAGGAAGGCGTGATCACGGTCGAGGAAGGTTCGGGCCTGGAGAACGAGCTGGACGTGGTCGAGGGCATGCAGTTCGACCGCGGCTACCTGTCGCCGTACTTCATCAACAACCAGCAGTCGCAGCAGGTCGAATTCGACGACCCCTTCATCCTGATCCACGACAAGAAGGTCTCCAACGTCCGCGAACTGCTGCCGGTGCTGGAAGGCGTCGCCAAGGCGGGCAAGCCGCTGCTGATCGTGGCCGAGGAAGTGGAAGGCGAAGCCCTGGCCACCCTGGTGGTCAACACCATCCGCGGCATCGTGAAGGTCGCCGCCGTCAAGGCGCCGGGCTTCGGTGACCGTCGCAAGGCCATCCTGGAAGACATCGCCACGCTGACCAACGGCACGGTGATCTCCGAGGAAGTCGGCCTGCAGCTGGAGAAGGCCACCATCAACGACCTGGGCCGTGCGAAGAAGGTCGTGGTCTCCAAGGAGAACACCACCATCATCGACGGCGCCGGCGATGCCGAGCGCATCCAGTCGCGCATCAAGCAGATCAAGGCGCAGATCGAGGAGACCTCCTCCGACTACGACCGCGAGAAGCTGCAGGAACGCGTGGCCAAGCTGGCCGGCGGCGTGGCCGTGATCAAGGTCGGCGCCTCGACCGAGATCGAAATGAAGGAAAAGAAGGCCCGCGTCGAAGACGCCCTGCACGCCACGCGTGCGGCCGTCGAGGAAGGCGTGGTCCCGGGCGGCGGCGTCGCCCTGATCCGCGCGCTGCAGAGCATCGGCACCCTGAAGGGCGCCAACGAAGACCAGAACCACGGCATCCAGATCGCCCTGCGCGCGATGGAAGCCCCGCTGCGCGAGATCGTCACCAATGCCGGCGAAGAGCCGTCGGTGATCGTCAACCGCGTGAAGGAAGGTTCGGGCAACTTCGGCTACAACGCCGCCAACGGCGAGTTCGGCGACATGATCGAGTTCGGCATCCTGGACCCGACCAAGGTCACGCGTTCCGCGCTGCAGAACGCCGCCTCGATCGCGGGCCTGATGATCACCACCGAAGCGATGGTGGCCGAGGCCCCGAAGAAGGACGAACCGGCCATGCCGGCCGGCGGCGGCATGGGCGGCATGGGCGGCATGGACTTCTAA
- a CDS encoding TlpA disulfide reductase family protein: MRATTSRVLLVAVAAGGLGLLASLWFDGNPLWRTRAGERALHAATNATAPAPPAGVAPAGIGDPMPAIALPGLDGALVDLRTRYAGRRLLINVWASWCGPCIEEMPELDRFAATQGEAGVQVLGLALDTPEGVRDFTARVPVRYPILLDTPGPADASVWLGNAKGVLPYTVLVDADGRIARQKVGPFEHGEISGWVE; the protein is encoded by the coding sequence ATGAGGGCGACGACCTCGCGCGTGTTGCTCGTGGCGGTTGCCGCCGGTGGCCTGGGCCTGCTGGCCAGTCTGTGGTTCGACGGCAACCCGCTCTGGCGCACCCGCGCCGGCGAACGCGCCCTGCATGCGGCCACGAACGCCACCGCGCCCGCGCCACCGGCCGGCGTGGCGCCCGCCGGCATCGGCGACCCGATGCCTGCCATCGCATTGCCCGGCCTGGATGGCGCCCTCGTCGACCTGCGCACGCGCTATGCGGGCAGGCGGCTGCTGATCAACGTGTGGGCCAGCTGGTGCGGGCCGTGCATCGAGGAGATGCCCGAGCTCGACCGCTTCGCCGCCACTCAGGGCGAAGCCGGCGTGCAGGTGCTCGGCCTGGCCCTCGATACGCCCGAAGGCGTGCGCGACTTCACCGCGCGCGTGCCCGTGCGCTATCCGATCCTGCTGGACACGCCGGGCCCGGCCGATGCCAGCGTCTGGCTGGGCAATGCCAAGGGCGTACTGCCCTACACCGTGCTGGTGGATGCCGATGGCCGCATCGCGCGGCAGAAGGTCGGCCCCTTCGAGCACGGCGAGATCAGCGGCTGGGTGGAGTGA
- a CDS encoding stress-induced protein, protein MTDEKRKWGFALLTPEQRKDIARKGGRAAQKRGRAHRFDSEDAREAGRKGGAKVSRDREHMARIGAKGGRVKSRDRLASSDEEE, encoded by the coding sequence ATGACTGACGAGAAGCGCAAATGGGGATTCGCGCTGCTGACGCCCGAGCAACGGAAGGACATCGCACGCAAGGGGGGGCGTGCGGCGCAGAAGCGCGGCCGCGCGCATCGGTTCGACAGCGAGGACGCGCGCGAGGCAGGCAGGAAGGGCGGGGCGAAAGTCAGTCGGGACCGCGAGCACATGGCGCGCATCGGTGCGAAGGGCGGTCGCGTCAAGTCGCGCGACCGTCTGGCGTCATCCGACGAGGAAGAATGA
- a CDS encoding EpsG family protein: MKASASALAPLHPARRPHASAERGLGIAWLLMVAVFGCWLVGSRPLHIGSDTETYAGFFESLDQGVPETRLEPGFAYLSYGLRLLGLGVPGYQAVLFALLLAAVAIAVRVNHRAFPPTKAYATLLCASLLLLFISPMFVNASINAIRQGLAAPLVFAALLSFQQRRWWGFVLLGALAASLHVSSLLYLACAPALLLRPNLLRTLAALAFLAYASGLSMKGVAAVSPALYTTVMEYTANDNYRAGVRIDFAVFTMFWYVLMLAVSPWVQAGARKPLQDGASVYLVMVLPFFAIGWGYFSNRYLLPGWLAVSLILAAACCYSRLAPLRQPLLLGAGLAAACGVLFFYVSRGIVI; this comes from the coding sequence ATGAAGGCCTCCGCCAGCGCGCTCGCCCCGCTGCATCCCGCCCGCCGCCCCCATGCGAGCGCCGAGCGCGGCTTGGGCATCGCATGGCTGTTGATGGTGGCCGTGTTCGGCTGCTGGCTGGTGGGCAGCCGTCCGCTGCACATCGGATCGGATACCGAAACCTACGCCGGCTTCTTCGAGAGCCTGGACCAGGGCGTGCCGGAAACGCGGCTCGAACCCGGTTTCGCCTACCTCAGCTACGGCCTGCGGCTGCTGGGCCTGGGCGTGCCGGGCTACCAGGCGGTGCTGTTCGCGCTGCTGCTGGCCGCTGTCGCCATCGCCGTGCGGGTCAACCACCGCGCGTTCCCGCCGACCAAGGCGTATGCCACCCTGCTGTGCGCCTCGCTGCTGTTGCTGTTCATCTCGCCCATGTTCGTCAACGCGTCGATCAACGCGATCCGCCAGGGCCTGGCCGCTCCGCTGGTGTTCGCCGCATTGCTCAGCTTCCAGCAGCGGCGATGGTGGGGCTTCGTGCTGCTGGGCGCGCTCGCGGCCAGCCTGCACGTGTCTTCGCTGCTCTATCTGGCCTGTGCCCCGGCGCTGCTGCTGAGGCCTAACCTGTTGCGGACGCTGGCGGCGCTGGCTTTCCTGGCCTACGCCAGCGGCCTGTCGATGAAGGGGGTGGCCGCGGTGTCGCCGGCGCTCTACACCACCGTGATGGAATACACCGCCAACGACAACTATCGCGCAGGCGTGCGCATCGACTTCGCGGTGTTCACCATGTTCTGGTACGTGCTGATGCTGGCGGTCTCTCCCTGGGTGCAGGCCGGGGCGCGCAAGCCGCTGCAGGACGGCGCATCGGTCTACCTGGTCATGGTGCTGCCGTTCTTCGCGATCGGGTGGGGCTACTTTTCCAACCGCTACCTGCTGCCCGGCTGGCTCGCGGTGTCGTTGATCCTGGCGGCCGCCTGCTGCTACAGCAGGCTGGCGCCGCTGCGACAGCCGCTGCTGCTCGGCGCCGGCCTGGCCGCGGCCTGTGGCGTGCTGTTCTTCTATGTCAGCCGTGGCATCGTCATCTGA
- a CDS encoding YdcF family protein, whose product MEALAGLVVSLSYPPAFSLCLLGVAVLAWLLRRRRAAAGIAGMALAWSALWSIPLASEMLRGTLEQRYAVREVTALPSADAIVVLGGGSHYAWLDQPDVDPAKLRSSRLAAGARAWHAGKAPKLILSGGGVGNTTEARRMAEAIQRLGVPQDALLLEERSHDTRDNARFSTALLEAGHGGRHVLLVTSALHMPRAALLFTRAGAVVTPVPVPEGRPAVGLRARWLPSRRALWRSGRAFKEFAALAAAWIGAPGH is encoded by the coding sequence ATGGAGGCGTTGGCCGGACTGGTGGTGTCGCTGAGCTATCCCCCGGCGTTCTCGCTGTGCCTGCTGGGCGTTGCGGTGCTGGCGTGGCTGTTGCGGCGGCGCAGGGCCGCCGCTGGCATCGCGGGCATGGCGCTGGCGTGGTCGGCGCTGTGGTCCATTCCCTTGGCATCCGAGATGTTGCGGGGCACGCTGGAGCAACGCTACGCCGTGCGCGAGGTAACGGCATTGCCGTCCGCCGATGCGATCGTGGTGCTGGGCGGTGGCAGCCACTATGCATGGCTCGACCAGCCGGACGTCGATCCGGCGAAGCTGCGCAGCAGCCGGCTCGCCGCCGGTGCGCGCGCCTGGCATGCAGGCAAGGCACCGAAGCTCATCCTCAGCGGCGGTGGCGTCGGCAACACCACCGAAGCCCGCCGCATGGCCGAGGCGATCCAGCGTCTGGGCGTGCCGCAGGACGCCCTGTTGCTGGAGGAACGCAGCCACGACACCCGCGACAACGCGCGTTTCAGCACGGCGCTGCTCGAGGCTGGGCACGGTGGCCGCCATGTGCTGCTGGTGACCTCCGCGCTGCACATGCCGCGCGCCGCGCTGCTCTTCACCCGGGCGGGCGCCGTGGTGACGCCGGTACCGGTGCCGGAAGGACGGCCGGCAGTCGGCCTGCGCGCGCGCTGGCTGCCATCGCGGCGCGCGCTGTGGCGCAGCGGCCGCGCGTTCAAGGAGTTCGCGGCGCTGGCCGCCGCGTGGATCGGCGCGCCCGGGCATTAA
- a CDS encoding aminotransferase class V-fold PLP-dependent enzyme produces the protein MALSRRHLLAAPAALAATTLLPGPLLAAVAAQTPALPDLSDWDAVRAQFALDPAYRHFASFFIASHPTPVREALEGYRRAMDANPFLFVERAMFEDDAHNLPLQVCTEAADYLGGRAHEVCLTRSTTEGLALVYHGLPLKPGDEVLTTVHDHYSHHESIRLATARAGASMRRIALFASSADASVDEIVGQLKAAIRPATRVVGITWVHSSTGIRLPVREIAAMLRGLPEPPLLVVDGVHGLGAADDTVATLGADYFCAGTHKWMFAPRGTGLVWANAASWARLRPLVPNFTELESYKAWAEERPPSGPANAARMTPGGFHAFEHQWAMAAAFRMHRQMQRPRVAARITAMNDQLKQGLASLPKVKMHTPRAAALSAGLVAFEIDGLSPTDIVKQLLARRIVASTSPYAVSYARLAPSLVNTPEEVDEALRAVRAIAG, from the coding sequence ATGGCCCTGTCCCGCCGACACCTGCTCGCGGCCCCCGCCGCGCTCGCCGCGACCACATTGCTGCCCGGCCCCCTGCTGGCCGCGGTCGCCGCGCAGACACCCGCCCTGCCCGACCTCTCCGACTGGGATGCCGTGCGCGCGCAGTTCGCGCTGGATCCGGCGTACCGGCATTTCGCCTCGTTCTTCATCGCCAGCCACCCCACCCCGGTGCGGGAGGCCCTGGAAGGCTATCGGCGGGCGATGGACGCCAATCCGTTCCTGTTCGTCGAACGCGCGATGTTCGAGGACGACGCGCACAACCTGCCGCTGCAGGTCTGCACCGAGGCCGCGGACTACCTGGGTGGGCGCGCCCACGAGGTATGCCTGACCCGCAGCACCACCGAAGGCCTCGCGCTGGTCTACCACGGGCTGCCGCTGAAGCCCGGCGATGAAGTGCTGACGACCGTCCACGACCATTACTCGCACCACGAATCGATCCGGCTGGCCACCGCGCGCGCCGGCGCCTCGATGCGCAGGATCGCCCTGTTCGCCTCGTCCGCGGACGCCAGCGTCGACGAGATCGTCGGCCAGCTGAAAGCGGCGATACGGCCGGCCACCCGCGTGGTCGGCATCACCTGGGTGCACTCCAGCACCGGCATCCGCCTGCCGGTCCGCGAAATCGCCGCCATGCTGCGCGGCCTGCCCGAGCCGCCGCTGCTGGTGGTCGATGGCGTGCACGGGCTTGGCGCGGCCGACGACACCGTCGCCACGCTGGGTGCGGACTATTTCTGCGCCGGCACGCACAAGTGGATGTTCGCGCCGCGCGGCACCGGGCTGGTGTGGGCGAACGCGGCGAGCTGGGCACGCCTGCGGCCGCTGGTGCCCAATTTCACCGAACTGGAGAGCTACAAGGCCTGGGCAGAAGAACGTCCGCCCTCGGGTCCTGCCAACGCCGCCAGGATGACGCCCGGCGGCTTCCATGCCTTCGAGCACCAATGGGCGATGGCGGCCGCCTTCCGCATGCACAGGCAGATGCAGCGCCCGCGCGTGGCGGCGCGCATCACCGCGATGAACGATCAACTGAAGCAGGGCCTGGCCAGCCTGCCGAAGGTGAAGATGCACACGCCGCGCGCCGCCGCGTTGTCCGCGGGGCTGGTGGCGTTCGAGATCGATGGCCTATCGCCCACCGACATCGTGAAACAACTGCTCGCGCGGCGCATCGTCGCCAGCACCAGTCCTTACGCCGTCAGCTACGCCCGGCTGGCGCCAAGCCTGGTGAATACGCCAGAGGAAGTCGACGAGGCCTTGCGCGCGGTGCGTGCGATTGCGGGGTGA
- a CDS encoding polysaccharide biosynthesis/export family protein, translated as MMRSASVPSGEGQAQSDVRMVPITQALVAAPRTAVVLPPVLAQYRPEAYRIQPGDTLIVTVWDHPELTTPAGNQQQAATNGRLVQPDGSFFFPYAGKLNVTDMTIEQVRSTLASRLSQYLKSPQVDVNVVGHGARVTLQGAFEDTTPQEFTTVPLTLAQAVGRARINVEEADLSGFVLTRDGTDYPLDLDALNRGGTVAADVYLKPGDRLHMPFNDRKQVYVIGEVLRPQALTFKTTDMSLTQALGRTGGLNPVTAKGGAVYVIRGMEDNSHKQATVYHLDAASPVAFTLADRFPLRPGDVVWVGPAGVTRWNRFLTQLLPLSGIISNAAAAQYNFDRGN; from the coding sequence ATGATGCGCAGCGCCAGCGTGCCGAGCGGCGAAGGCCAGGCGCAGAGCGACGTGCGCATGGTGCCCATCACGCAAGCGCTGGTGGCCGCGCCGCGTACGGCCGTCGTGCTGCCGCCGGTGCTCGCCCAGTACCGGCCCGAGGCTTACCGGATCCAGCCGGGCGATACCCTGATCGTCACCGTGTGGGACCACCCGGAGCTGACCACGCCCGCGGGCAACCAGCAGCAGGCCGCCACCAACGGTCGCCTGGTGCAGCCGGACGGCAGCTTCTTCTTCCCGTACGCGGGCAAGCTCAACGTCACCGACATGACGATCGAGCAGGTGCGCAGCACCCTTGCCAGCCGGCTGAGCCAGTACCTGAAGTCGCCGCAGGTCGACGTGAACGTGGTCGGTCACGGCGCGAGGGTCACGCTGCAGGGCGCGTTCGAGGACACCACGCCCCAGGAGTTCACCACGGTGCCGTTGACGCTGGCGCAGGCGGTGGGCCGTGCACGCATCAATGTGGAAGAAGCCGACCTGTCCGGTTTCGTGCTGACGCGCGACGGCACCGACTATCCGCTGGACCTGGATGCGTTGAACCGCGGAGGGACCGTCGCCGCCGACGTGTACCTGAAGCCGGGGGACCGGCTGCACATGCCGTTCAACGACCGCAAGCAGGTCTATGTCATCGGCGAGGTGCTGCGCCCGCAGGCGCTGACCTTCAAGACCACCGACATGAGCCTGACCCAGGCCCTGGGCCGTACCGGGGGCCTGAACCCGGTGACGGCCAAGGGCGGCGCGGTCTACGTGATCCGCGGCATGGAAGACAACTCGCACAAACAGGCGACGGTGTACCACCTGGATGCCGCGTCACCGGTCGCCTTCACCCTGGCGGACCGCTTCCCGCTGCGGCCGGGCGACGTGGTGTGGGTGGGCCCGGCAGGCGTCACGCGCTGGAACCGCTTCCTGACCCAGCTGCTGCCGCTGTCCGGGATCATCAGCAATGCGGCCGCGGCGCAATACAACTTCGACCGCGGCAACTGA